Proteins from a genomic interval of Lathamus discolor isolate bLatDis1 chromosome 19, bLatDis1.hap1, whole genome shotgun sequence:
- the LOC136023652 gene encoding potassium voltage-gated channel subfamily A member 3-like: MDERRSLLHSPAASSCSRHPRGGSTSSHHNLGYTEPLPPAAPQPAPEQEEEEGDEGEEGSMTVVGGGGGGGDPLLEEPQQHPHPALGGDRYDQPQAPAAVPTGQPAGGGEHECCERVVINISGLRFETQLKTLAQFPETLLGDPRKRMRYFDPLRNEYFFDRNRPSFDAILYYYQSGGRIRRPVNVPIDIFSEEIRFYQLGEEAMEKFREDEGFIREEQRPLPDKEFQRQVWLLFEYPESSGPARGIAIVSVLVILISIVIFCLETLPEFRDDHDYEGTGGTFGMGGGPLQPDVFTNSSSPATSMVSSFTDPFFVVETLCIIWFSFELLVRFFACPSKATFSKNIMNIIDIVAIIPYFITLGTELAERQGNGQQAMSLAILRVIRLVRVFRIFKLSRHSKGLQILGQTLKASMRELGLLIFFLFIGVILFSSAVYFAEADDPSSGFSSIPDAFWWAVVTMTTVGYGDMHPITIGGKIVGSLCAIAGVLTIALPVPVIVSNFNYFYHRETEGEEQAQYMHVGSCQHLSSSEEMRKARSNSTLSKSEYMVIEEGGINHSAFKQAAFKTGNCTTTNNPNCVNIKKIFTDV; this comes from the coding sequence ATGGACGAGCGCCGGAGCTTGCTCCACTCTCCggctgcctcctcctgcagccgcCATCCGCGGGGCGGCTCGACCAGCAGCCACCACAACCTGGGCTACACCGAGCCGCtgccccccgccgccccgcagCCAGCCCCCgagcaagaggaggaagaaggtgaCGAAGGCGAGGAAGGCAGCATGACCGTGgtgggaggaggcggcggcggcggcgaccCTTTGCTGGAGGAACcgcagcagcatcctcacccTGCGCTCGGGGGGGACCGCTACGATCAACCCCAGGCTCCGGCCGCCGTCCCCACGGGTCAGCCCGCGGGCGGCGGGGAGCACGAGTGCTGCGAGCGGGTGGTGATCAACATCTCGGGGTTGAGGTTTGAGACCCAGCTGAAGACCCTGGCGCAGTTCCCCGAGACGCTGCTGGGGGACCCTCGGAAGCGGATGCGCTACTTCGACCCCCTGCGCAACGAGTACTTCTTCGACCGAAACCGCCCCAGTTTCGATGCCATCCTCTACTACTACCAGTCGGGTGGGCGCATCCGGAGACCCGTCAACGTCCCCATCGACATCTTCTCCGAGGAGATCCGCTTCTACCAGCTGGgggaggaggccatggagaagTTCCGGGAGGATGAAGGGTTCATTCGAGAGGAGCAGCGGCCGCTTCCCGATAAGGAGTTTCAGCGCCAAGTGTGGCTCCTCTTTGAGTACCCTGAGAGCTCTGGGCCAGCCCGAGGCATTGCTATTGTCTCTGTCTTGGTCATCCTTATCTCTATTGTCATCTTCTGTCTGGAGACCCTGCCAGAATTCAGGGATGACCACGACTATGAGGGAACTGGGGGAACATTTGGGATGGGTGGTGGTCCTCTCCAACCTGATGTCTTCACCAACTCCTCATCCCCGGCTACTTCCATGGTGTCATCCTTCACCGACCCTTTCTTTGTGGTGGAGACTTTGTGCATCATCTGGTTCTCCTTTGAGCTGCTGGTTCGTTTCTTTGCCTGCCCTAGCAAGGCCACCTTCTCCAAGAACATCATGAACATCATTGACATTGTGGCCATCATTCCCTACTTCATCACACTGGGCACCGAGCTGGCTGAGAGGCAAGGCAACGGCCAGCAAGCCATGTCCTTGGCCATACTCAGAGTCATTCGGCTGGTCAGGGTCTTCCGTATCTTCAAGCTGTCCCGACACTCCAAGGGGCTGCAAATCCTGGGGCAGACCCTCAAGGCCAGCATGCgggagctgggcttgctcatcttcttcctcttcatcgGCGTCATCCTCTTCTCCAGCGCCGTTTACTTCGCAGAAGCTGATGACCCCAGTTCAGGTTTCAGTAGCATCCCTGACGCCTTCTGGTGGGCAGTGGTGACCATGACCACAGTGGGCTACGGAGACATGCACCCCATCACCATTGGGGGCAAGATCGTGGGGTCTCTCTGTGCTATCGCTGGGGTACTGACCATCGCCCTTCCTGTGCCTGTCATAGTCTCCAATTTCAACTACTTCTACCACCGGGAGACAGAAGGCGAGGAGCAAGCCCAGTACATGCACGTCGGGAGCTGCCAGCACCTCTCCTCCAGCGAGGAGATGAGGAAGGCTCGCAGCAATtccaccctcagcaagtccGAGTACATGGTGATCGAGGAAGGGGGGATCAACCACAGTGCATTCAAACAGGCTGCCTTTAAAACAGGCAACTGCACAACCACGAACAATCCCAACTGTGTGAACATCAAAAAGATCTTTACGGATGTTTAA